TTAGCACCATTGATACCGCCCAGCTTACTGGGCGGAGGTTCATTAAATCATCCCACTTTGGCTGATAATGAATGAGTATTTTTTGGAGTTTTCGGCGAGGACTGTCTGAGCCTGATTTTGCATTATGGGCGAGTTCCACAGCCGCCAAAAAATGCGAGTGAATAGCCACCGTGGGTGCATTTCTTTTGGTTACTTTTCTTTGGGTATACAAAGAAAAGTGATACGGGGGTGCAGGGGCAAAAAAGCCCCGCGACTTAAATCAATTCTACTTCAGTGCTTCTTCAATTCTATCTAAGCCATTCTTAATGTTATCCATAGAAGTCGCGTAAGACAACCTGATAAACCCATCGGCTCCAAATGCCGCACCTGGCACAACGGCAACTTTTGCTCTTTCCAATAGATATTGCGCAAGTTCAGTGCAAGTTGCGACAACTTTGCCGTTATAAGTTTTGCCAAGCAGTTTCTTTATATTTGGGAAAACATAAAACGCACCCTGTGGGGAAGTGCAAGATATACCTTTAATTTTATTTAGGCGATCAACAATAAAATCTCTGCGTTTTTCAAACTCCGCTCGCATAACTTCTACGCTATCTTGAGAGCCATTTAGCGCCTCTGTTGCGGCTTTCATTGCAATTGATGCTGCATTTGAGGTTGACTGGCTTTGAATAGTAGTCATTGCATTTATTATTTCTTTTGGACCGGCGGCATAACCAATTCTCCAACCGGTCATAGCGTATGCCTTAGAAACACCATTAACAACCACGGTTATGTCTTTTATTTCTTTTGAAACATTGGCAATAGAGTAAAATTTGAAACTATCGTAAATGAGTTTTTCATAAATTTCATCTGAAAAAATTAAAATTTTGTGCTCTAAACAAATTGTGGCAATTTTTTGCAGCTCTTCAAGAGTGTAGGCACAGCCGCAAGGGTTTGACGGTGAGTTTAACATAAGCGCCTTTGTTTTTTTACCTATTGCCGTTTTAAGTTTTTCTGGTGATATTTTAAAACCCTCGCGCTCTTTTGTTTTAATTACTTTTACTTTTGCACCGGCAAGTACTGCCATATCAGGGTAAGATACCCAATAAGGCGCAGGCACAATAATTTCGTCTTTTGGGTCAAGAACTGCTTGGAAAAGATTATAAAGCGAGTGTTTGGCGCCGCAAGAAACAATTATTTGATTGCTTTTGTATTCAAGGTTATTTTCTCTCTTAAGTTTTGTTACTATAGCTGCCTTAAGGTCGGGCGTTCCTGCAACAGGGCAATATTTTGTAAAGCCGGAGTTAATAGCACTTATAGCCGCATCTTTAATGTTCTGTGGTGTGTCAAAGTCAGGTTCGCCGGCACCAAAGCTTATAATATCTTCTCCTGCGGCTTTAAGAGCTTTTGCTTTTGCCTCAATTGCAAGTGTTGGCGAGGGTTTAATGCTTTGTACTCTTTTTGAAAGAAACATCTGTTAAACTCCTTAAATCCTTGACAAAGAATAGTTTTTTGTGGTATTATTTTACGGTTTAGAAAGGAGAATGTCAATGTACGCAATATTTCAAACTGGTGGCAAACAGTACAAAGTTAGCGCCGGCGATGTAATTAAAGTTGAAAAGATAGAAGCCCTAGAGGGCGCGGATGTTGTACTTACCGATGTGCTTTTGGTTTCTGACGGTGAAAAACTTACCGTTGGCAGGCCTCATGTGAAAGGCGCAGAGGTTGTAGCAGAAGTTATAGAGCAGGGCCGTGGCAAAAAAATAATTGTTTTCAAAAAGCGTTCAAAAAAGACCTACAAAAAAACAATTGGCCACAGGCAATGGTTAACGGAACTTAAAATAAAAGAAATTAAAACGGCTTAAGTTTCGCCGGTAGTACTTTTGGGAGATTAATATGGCGCATGTAAAAGCACAGGGATCAAGTTCTAACGGTAGAGATTCAAAAGGCCAGCGGCTTGGCATAAAAGTTTTTGGCAGTGAGCTTATAAAATCGGGCGCGATAATTGTGCGTCAGCGCGGCACAAAAATTCACCCGGGCAAAAATGTTATGATTGGCTCTGACGATACTTTATTCGCTTGCATAGCGGGTGTTGTAAAGTTTGAAAAAAAAGCAAAAGACAAACGTTTCGTCAGCGTTTATCCTATAGAGCAAAAAGCCTAACTCGCAACAAATAAAAAATGTTTATAGACAAAGCGCGTATTTTTGTTACAGCTGGTCGCGGTGGCGACGGCTGTAATTCTTTTTTAAGGGAAAAATTTCGGCCTTTTGGCGGCCCCGATGGCGGCAATGGTGGCGATGGCGGCGATGTTTATTTGCAAGTTGACAACAATATGTCAACCCTTTTGGACCTTGTGCATTGCCCGAACTATAAAGCACCTTGCGGTTCGCCTGGTGAAAGCACCAATAAGTATGGTAAAAGCGCGAAAGATTTATTTATAAAAGTTCCGCAGGGAACAATTGTAATAAAAAACGGTTCTATAATTGCCGACCTAAAAAAGATAGGTGAAAAACTTCTTGTTGCAAATGGCGGGCGTGGCGGCAGAGGCAACGCATCATTTAAAACAGGCCGAAATAGCGCTCCACGGGTTTATGAAAAAGGCGAACCAGGCGAAGTTGCAACATTAGATTTTGAACTAAAACTAATTGCCGATGTGGGTTTAGTTGGGTTTCCAAATGCAGGTAAGTCAACATTCCTTTCAGTTGTTTCTTGCGCACACCCCAAAATAGCAGATTATCCATTTACCACACTTGCTCCAAACCTTGGTGTGGCGCATTACTATGGAAAAAGTTTTGTTGTAGCAGACATCCCTGGTATTATTGAAGGGGCTCATGGTGGAAAAGGGCTTGGCGATGAATTTTTAAGGCACATAGAGCGCACCCGCGTGTTGGTTCACCTTATAGATATTTCAGGTTTTGATGATAAAACTGCTTATGAAAACTATAAAATAATAAACAAAGAGCTGAAAAAATACTCGGCACACTTGGCAAAAAAACCAATGATAGTGGTTGTAAATAAAATGGATTTGACAGATTCAGATAAATTATTCGCAAGTTTCAAAAAACACTTGAAAAATAAAAAGGTATTTAAAATATCCGCAGTTTCAAAAGTGGGCATAAACCCGCTTATGGCCGAGTTGATAAAAATACTTGCAAAGCCAATGGCAGAAGAAAGCGAATTAGTGCTTGAAAACGGCCGAAAAAAATATATTTATGAGCCCGAGTTTAAGGTTGAATATGAAATTATTGATGATACAAATGTATTTACGGTTATAGGTAAAAAAGTGG
This is a stretch of genomic DNA from Endomicrobiales bacterium. It encodes these proteins:
- the rplU gene encoding 50S ribosomal protein L21 — translated: MYAIFQTGGKQYKVSAGDVIKVEKIEALEGADVVLTDVLLVSDGEKLTVGRPHVKGAEVVAEVIEQGRGKKIIVFKKRSKKTYKKTIGHRQWLTELKIKEIKTA
- the rpmA gene encoding 50S ribosomal protein L27; this translates as MAHVKAQGSSSNGRDSKGQRLGIKVFGSELIKSGAIIVRQRGTKIHPGKNVMIGSDDTLFACIAGVVKFEKKAKDKRFVSVYPIEQKA
- the obgE gene encoding GTPase ObgE; this encodes MFIDKARIFVTAGRGGDGCNSFLREKFRPFGGPDGGNGGDGGDVYLQVDNNMSTLLDLVHCPNYKAPCGSPGESTNKYGKSAKDLFIKVPQGTIVIKNGSIIADLKKIGEKLLVANGGRGGRGNASFKTGRNSAPRVYEKGEPGEVATLDFELKLIADVGLVGFPNAGKSTFLSVVSCAHPKIADYPFTTLAPNLGVAHYYGKSFVVADIPGIIEGAHGGKGLGDEFLRHIERTRVLVHLIDISGFDDKTAYENYKIINKELKKYSAHLAKKPMIVVVNKMDLTDSDKLFASFKKHLKNKKVFKISAVSKVGINPLMAELIKILAKPMAEESELVLENGRKKYIYEPEFKVEYEIIDDTNVFTVIGKKVEKLLAMTNMDNDDTLRRFQNILKKMGIERALKEKGIKIGDTVRIANTEFFFQ
- a CDS encoding pyridoxal phosphate-dependent aminotransferase; protein product: MFLSKRVQSIKPSPTLAIEAKAKALKAAGEDIISFGAGEPDFDTPQNIKDAAISAINSGFTKYCPVAGTPDLKAAIVTKLKRENNLEYKSNQIIVSCGAKHSLYNLFQAVLDPKDEIIVPAPYWVSYPDMAVLAGAKVKVIKTKEREGFKISPEKLKTAIGKKTKALMLNSPSNPCGCAYTLEELQKIATICLEHKILIFSDEIYEKLIYDSFKFYSIANVSKEIKDITVVVNGVSKAYAMTGWRIGYAAGPKEIINAMTTIQSQSTSNAASIAMKAATEALNGSQDSVEVMRAEFEKRRDFIVDRLNKIKGISCTSPQGAFYVFPNIKKLLGKTYNGKVVATCTELAQYLLERAKVAVVPGAAFGADGFIRLSYATSMDNIKNGLDRIEEALK